In Meles meles unplaced genomic scaffold, mMelMel3.1 paternal haplotype, whole genome shotgun sequence, the sequence GCCCAAAGATGGAACCTTTAACATCCATGTTATTTTACAGGTCAAAGAACGAGTCTTCAACCAGGGACCCCAAGACCATCCGGACCAAGTACCCTATGTTGTAGTGTGGGAAAGCCTGGTTGATGAGCCTCCTCCTTGGGTCTCTCCCTTCGTTCACCCAAAGCCCAAAACCCTTCCATACACCACTTCTCCCCCAGGACCCTCCGCTCCCCCCGTCCCTCACCCCATCCCAGATCCCACCGACCCTCCcaaacctccttcttcctctaacctATATCCTATAGTCAGCGATCCCTCTTCTCCACGGCGTCCTAAACCACAGAAGATCCTTCCTCTGGAGGACTCCCCCTTAATAGACCTTCTATCTGAAGAACCTCCCCCttatcctcctccccctcctgcgcAGGCACTAAATTCCACAAGGGAGCCAGAGCACCCACTTGAAGAACGCGACCCCTTGCCATCCCCAATGGTGGGAAGACTTAGGGGTCGCAGGGAGCCAACACAAGAaggaacttccaaactctttccccTGCACCAAGGAGGAGGGCCAGGCAATCAGCTCCAATATTGGCCCTTTTCGGCCTCCGACCTATATAATTGGAAGTCCCATAACCCTTCCTTTTCACAGGACCCCGTAGCCCTAACTGCCTTAATTGAATCCATTCTAATCACACACCAACCCACCTGGGATGATTGTCAACAACTCTTGCAGGCTCTCCTCACCACTGAGGAGAGACAAAAGGTTTTCCTGGAGGCCAGAAAAAAACGTTTTAGGGGAAGACGGAAGGCCCACACAACTCCCTAATGTGATAGATGCCGCCTTCCCTTTGACCCGTCCCGTCTGGGATTTCAACACGGCGGAAGGTAGGACCCACCTAAATCTTTACCGCCAGTTACTCATAGCAGGTCTCCATAATGCGGGGAGTTGCCCCATCAATTTGGCTCAGGTAAGACAGATAACTCAGGGGCCAGAGGAATCTCCAACCGCTTTCCTGGAAAGGCTTAAGGAGGCTTATCGCAGGTATACGCCTTTTGACCCAGATAgcaatgagcagagaggaaacgTTTCAATGACATTTATTTGGCAGTCAGCACCAGATATAAGGAATAAACTACAGCGTTTAGAGAACCTACAAGATTTCTCTttacaagatttattaaaggaggcagaaaagatttttaataaaagagagactcaggaagaaaaggaggaacgacttaggaagttgcaggaagaaaaggaggaacgacttaggaagttgcaggaagagaaagaggagaaactaaagaaggaagctgaagaaagggaagagaaacgaGAACGTAAACgaagtaaggaacttagcaaaatcttGGCCGCCGTAGTGCAAGGCAGCCAaggaccagaggcaggaaagtcagacagggagggagacataagGAGGCCCCGAGTAGACCGAAACCAATGTGCCTACTGTAAAGAAAGGGGACATTGGGCCAAAGAATGCCCAAAGAAATTCAGACACCCTAAGGAAAATGCTAAGCAAGTCACAAGACTTATGGCTTTAGACGAAGACTAGGGCCGTCAGGGTCAGGAGCCCCCCCCCAAACCCCGGGTATCCCTAACCGTTGGGGGGGCAACCAGTCACCTTCTTAGTAGATACAGGGGCTCAACACTCCGTTTTAACCAAGAGCCCTGGACCATTAAGTGACCGGGTGGCATGGGTTCAAGGAGCAACaggaggaaaacaatataaatggactacggagagaaaagtacatctggcttcaggtaaagtttctcactcattccttcatgtGCCTGACTGCCCCTACCCACTCCTGGGGAGAGATTTATTAACCAAGCTCAAGGCTCAAATCCATTTTGAGCCACAGGGGGCCACTGTGACCGGCCCCAACGGGACTCCTTTACACATCCTTACCCTAcagttagaagaaaaatatagactaCATGAGGAGCCCTCCCAACCTCAGAGAAACATAGAGTCCTGGCTTGCGTCTTACCCGGATGCCTGGGCGGAAACAGGAGGAATGGGACTAGCTATCCAGCAGCCCCCCATTCACATACAATTAAAGGCAACGGCCGTTCCTGTCAATGTTAAGCAATATCCTATGTCCAATGAGGCCTACCAGGGCATCAAACCGCACATAAGGCGGTCACTAGACCAGGGCATTTTGGCCCCATGCCGGTCCTCCTGGAACACTCCTCTGTTACCTGTCAAGAAACCTGGCACCAATGATTACCGGCCGGTCCAAGACCTGAGGGAGGTCAATAAGAGGGTAGAAGACATCCAGCCTACGGTGCCCAACCCTTACAACTTACTTAGTTCCCTGCCTCCAACCCACTTCTGGTATACGGTCCTAGATCTCaaagatgctttcttctgtttgagactaagtcctcagagtcagcccctcttcgccTTTGAATGGAAGGATCCAGACTTGGGAATATCAGGTCAGTTAACCTGGACATGGCTACCACAAGGGTTTAAGAATAGCCCAACGCTGTTCGACGAAGCCCTTCACCAGGACCTGGCCGACTTACGGGTAAGACATCCCTCTCTGATCCTGCTCCAATATGTCGATGACATTCTATTAGCGGCTACCAATGAAGAGGACTGCCGAACAGGTACTGGGAACCTCCTATTAACCCTAGGCCAACTGGGATATAGGGCATCCGCAAAGAAGGCCCAGATCTGCCAGACTAAAGTCACTTACCTGGGTTATGAGCTATATAATGGCCAACGATGGCTAACAGCCGCGAGAAAAGAGACTATCTCTGGCATTCCCGCACCTCAAAACCACAGGCAATTGCAGGAATTCTTAGGGACCGCAGGCTTCTGTAGACTATGGATTCCGGGGTTTGAGGAGATAGCGGCTTCTCTGTACCCCTTAACAAAACAAGATACTCCTTTTGTTTGGACTGAGCAACAACAGCAGGCATTTGACCATATCAAACAAGCACTCCTTACATCTCCGGCGTTAGGCCTGCCAGACATAACAAAACCCTTCGACCTCTTTGTTGATGAAAAACAAGGATTTGCTAAGGGGGTCCTAACTCAAAGGCTCGGGCCTTGGAGACGCCCTATTGCCTACCTGTCCAAAAAGTTAGACCCCATGGTGGCAGGCTGGCCACCATGTCTAAAAATGATAGCAGCAATCGCGGTCCTCATCAAGGACGCAACCAAACTAACTTTGGGACAGCCCCTAACCATCCTGGCTCCACATACAGTGGAGTCTTTAATCCGCCAACCACCAGACCGCTGGCTGTCTAATGCCCGCCTGACTCAttatcagtccctcctcctggactcagacaggatCCAGTTCGGACCTATAGTGACTCTTAACCCCGCAACCTTATTGCCCACTCCTAGGGAGGCACCATTGCATGACTGTCACCAGATCCTTGCTGAAACACATGGGACACGGCCCGACCTAACTGACCAGCCCATGAAGGATGCAGACCTGACCTGGTATACTGATGGCAGTAGCTACCTGCAGGATGGAAAACGACGAGCAGGAGCGGCCATCACGACCGACTCTCAAATTGTATGGGCAAGCGCGCTACCAGAAGGCACCTCGGCGCAGCGGGCAGAATTGATCGCCTTAACCCAGGCCCTCCAACTGGCAGAAGGTAAGAATCTTAatgtctatacagacagcagataTGCTTTTGCCACTGCCCATATTCACGGAGAAATTTATCGGCGGAGGGGACTACTAACCTCTGAcggtaaggagattaaaaataagaccgAAATATTGGCCCTATTAAGAGCCTTATTTCTCCCCAAGAAGCTGAGCATAATGCACTGCCCTGGCCATCAAAAAGGGGATACCCCCG encodes:
- the LOC123936078 gene encoding protein NYNRIN-like; its protein translation is MGLAIQQPPIHIQLKATAVPVNVKQYPMSNEAYQGIKPHIRRSLDQGILAPCRSSWNTPLLPVKKPGTNDYRPVQDLREVNKRDPDLGISGQLTWTWLPQGFKNSPTLFDEALHQDLADLRVRHPSLILLQYVDDILLAATNEEDCRTGTGNLLLTLGQLGYRASAKKAQICQTKVTYLGYELYNGQRWLTAARKETISGIPAPQNHRQLQEFLGTAGFCRLWIPGFEEIAASLYPLTKQDTPFVWTEQQQQAFDHIKQALLTSPALGLPDITKPFDLFVDEKQGFAKGVLTQRLGPWRRPIAYLSKKLDPMVAGWPPCLKMIAAIAVLIKDATKLTLGQPLTILAPHTVESLIRQPPDRWLSNARLTHYQSLLLDSDRIQFGPIVTLNPATLLPTPREAPLHDCHQILAETHGTRPDLTDQPMKDADLTWYTDGSSYLQDGKRRAGAAITTDSQIVWASALPEGTSAQRAELIALTQALQLAEGKNLNVYTDSRYAFATAHIHGEIYRRRGLLTSDGKEIKNKTEILALLRALFLPKKLSIMHCPGHQKGDTPEARGNRLADATAKQAALGPQLLTVTILTEIGEPDETPIWNYEEADLDFIQKIGANYNSALNRWEYRGKAIVPIKMAQELINHLHQLTHLSANKMRSLMDRANLKNYFPKQNFLLRQAAANCKACAQVNPGKTIIGPGVQVRGHRPGTHWEIDFTEIKPGMYGYKYLLVFLDTFSGWAEAFPTKKETANIVAKKLLEEIFPRYGMPEVLGSDNGSAFVSQAHLQALQLVQQEVWKPLAAAYEENLNASLRPHPYKIGDIVWVRRHRATNLEPRWKGPHTVLLTMPTVLKVDGIAAWIHASHVKTAHPEEQTGHPQNSEWTVQRSPNPLKIRLIRR